From Thermodesulfovibrionia bacterium, one genomic window encodes:
- a CDS encoding hydrolase, giving the protein MPDKFILNNKNSVLVIVDIQEKLAVVMKQREKVVNNCLHLIEAAKLLNIPIIVTEQYPKGLGHTVNEIKEALPLYEPLEKVTFDCCKGDGFLKKLTSLKRKQIILTGMETHVCVLQTCLSLLKEKYAVHLVSDAVCSRKKDDYVTGKELMRDAGAVITGTETVLFQLLEKAGTPEFKAIVNRIK; this is encoded by the coding sequence ATGCCGGATAAGTTCATCCTTAACAATAAGAACTCTGTCCTCGTCATCGTTGACATACAAGAGAAGCTTGCCGTTGTCATGAAGCAGAGGGAAAAGGTGGTCAACAATTGCCTTCATCTGATCGAGGCAGCAAAACTTTTAAATATCCCCATCATTGTTACAGAGCAATATCCAAAAGGGCTTGGGCATACGGTTAATGAAATAAAAGAAGCTTTGCCTTTATATGAACCTCTTGAGAAGGTCACGTTTGACTGCTGCAAGGGTGACGGTTTTCTCAAGAAGCTAACCTCTCTAAAGAGAAAACAGATCATCCTCACCGGCATGGAGACGCACGTCTGTGTATTGCAGACATGCCTGAGCTTATTGAAAGAGAAATACGCTGTTCACCTTGTAAGCGATGCTGTATGCTCAAGAAAGAAGGATGATTACGTTACAGGAAAAGAGTTGATGCGTGACGCCGGAGCTGTGATAACCGGCACAGAGACGGTATTATTTCAGCTCCTTGAGAAAGCCGGAACCCCTGAGTTCAAGGCGATTGTCAACAGGATAAAATAA
- the folP gene encoding dihydropteroate synthase, producing the protein MKLIWNNHSFDLSERTCIMGILNVTPDSFSDGGLFLSQELAVEHAVRMQSEGADIIDIGGESTRPGAMKISAKEEIKRVVPIIEVIAKKVKVPISIDTYKSEVAKAAINAGASIVNDISGLRFDKKMPGLVARYKLPVVIMHIKGTPQNMQNNPSYKALIPEIIDYFAKSIEIALEAGVSNDKIIIDPGIGFGKTADHNLEIIRRLKEFEGFEKPILLGPSRKAFIGKILGGLPANERVEGTASAVAIGIFNGANIIRVHDVKEMSRVAGIADAIKGRSIPGNV; encoded by the coding sequence TTGAAACTGATCTGGAATAACCACAGCTTTGATCTTTCTGAAAGAACCTGCATTATGGGCATCCTTAATGTCACGCCTGACTCTTTTTCTGACGGCGGCCTTTTTCTCAGTCAAGAGCTTGCGGTTGAACACGCTGTCAGAATGCAGTCTGAAGGCGCTGACATTATAGATATCGGCGGGGAGTCAACAAGGCCTGGCGCTATGAAAATATCTGCTAAAGAAGAGATAAAACGTGTAGTGCCGATCATAGAAGTTATAGCCAAGAAGGTTAAGGTTCCTATCTCTATAGATACATACAAGTCAGAAGTCGCAAAAGCGGCCATCAATGCAGGCGCTTCAATTGTGAATGACATCAGCGGGCTGAGGTTTGATAAAAAGATGCCGGGGCTTGTTGCAAGATACAAACTTCCGGTTGTCATCATGCACATAAAAGGCACGCCGCAAAACATGCAAAATAATCCATCTTATAAGGCGTTAATCCCGGAGATTATTGACTATTTTGCAAAATCAATCGAAATTGCGCTGGAAGCCGGGGTTTCTAATGACAAGATCATCATTGACCCTGGAATTGGTTTTGGCAAGACCGCTGATCATAATCTGGAGATCATCAGACGTTTAAAAGAGTTTGAAGGTTTTGAAAAACCTATACTGCTTGGCCCATCAAGGAAAGCGTTCATAGGTAAAATACTCGGCGGCCTTCCGGCAAACGAGAGAGTTGAAGGAACAGCCTCTGCTGTCGCAATAGGCATATTCAACGGAGCAAACATCATAAGGGTGCATGATGTTAAAGAGATGAGCAGGGTTGCCGGAATTGCAGACGCTATTAAAGGCAGATCAATTCCAGGCAATGTCTAA
- the secG gene encoding preprotein translocase subunit SecG, translating into MYTFLVVLHLLVCFFLIFIVLIQSSKGAEMGSTFGGGSSQTLFGGRGATTFLAKLTTSVAILFMITSLTLAFYSIKRTSIVSDVPAQQETKAPLTDTAGPVTATPDVAPATETPAAK; encoded by the coding sequence ATGTATACATTTCTGGTGGTCTTACATCTGTTAGTCTGTTTTTTCCTTATATTTATCGTCCTGATACAGAGCAGCAAAGGTGCTGAGATGGGCTCGACATTTGGCGGTGGCTCAAGCCAGACACTTTTCGGGGGCAGGGGCGCAACTACATTTCTTGCAAAATTAACAACCTCTGTGGCTATCCTGTTCATGATTACTTCCCTAACTCTTGCATTCTACTCGATCAAGAGAACATCCATAGTTTCTGATGTCCCGGCTCAGCAAGAGACAAAAGCTCCGCTTACAGATACAGCGGGGCCTGTAACAGCTACGCCTGATGTTGCCCCTGCAACTGAAACACCGGCAGCAAAGTAA
- the tpiA gene encoding triose-phosphate isomerase, protein MRKPYIAANWKMMKNIAETEEFINSFIPLVNGISDVDILIAPPFTSLGLASHLLLPTNIKLGAQNMFYEESGAYTGEISADMLLFAGCSTVIIGHSERRQFFGETDETVNKKIKMARSKGLEVILCIGESLQDREAGRTYDLLGKQLTGSLKDLSLDGITIAYEPIWAIGTGKTATPQIANETHTYIREWLNQNKEKADNVRIQYGGSVKPENIGELMAEPEIDGALVGGASLNPESFANIIKGARK, encoded by the coding sequence ATGCGTAAGCCCTATATAGCAGCTAACTGGAAGATGATGAAGAACATTGCGGAGACCGAGGAGTTTATAAACTCTTTTATCCCGCTTGTTAACGGCATATCTGATGTTGATATCCTTATAGCGCCACCCTTTACATCGCTTGGTCTGGCATCGCATCTTTTGCTCCCTACAAATATAAAACTTGGCGCACAGAATATGTTCTATGAAGAAAGTGGTGCATACACAGGCGAGATATCAGCTGATATGCTGCTCTTTGCCGGCTGCTCAACTGTCATTATCGGACATTCTGAGAGAAGGCAGTTTTTTGGCGAAACTGACGAGACTGTAAATAAGAAGATAAAGATGGCCAGGAGCAAGGGGCTTGAGGTTATACTTTGCATTGGGGAGTCTCTTCAGGACCGCGAGGCAGGCAGGACATATGATCTCCTCGGAAAGCAGCTAACAGGTTCTTTGAAAGATTTATCACTTGATGGGATTACGATAGCATATGAGCCGATATGGGCTATAGGCACGGGCAAGACGGCAACTCCGCAGATTGCAAATGAAACACATACTTACATCAGAGAATGGCTTAATCAGAACAAGGAAAAGGCTGATAATGTTAGAATACAGTATGGTGGAAGCGTAAAGCCTGAGAATATTGGAGAACTAATGGCCGAACCTGAAATAGACGGTGCTCTTGTCGGCGGAGCAAGCCTTAACCCCGAGAGTTTTGCTAATATAATAAAAGGAGCAAGAAAATAA
- the tsaD gene encoding tRNA (adenosine(37)-N6)-threonylcarbamoyltransferase complex transferase subunit TsaD gives MLILGIDTSCDDTSASVVEDGSIIVSNVVSNQNDIHQKYGGIVPELASRRHIEMIWPVVDEAMNNASVNFHDISAIAVCNGPGLIGSLLVGVCFAKSLSYVNDLPLIAVNHLEGHISSVFLDNPKPDFPFIALVVSGGHTSIYRVDGFGKYREVSRTRDDAAGEAFDKVAKLLGLGYPGGPLIEKLASKGDSGSISFPRHILPDSLDFSYSGLKTAVLNHIKENPESKKEDIAAGFQSAAIEMLINKTLKAAKNEGIKSVALSGGVSANSFLRNKIKERGGSEGIDVYLSSMELSTDNAAMIAAAGFHHYKNGKLADFSLNPKAYLPL, from the coding sequence ATGCTTATTTTAGGAATAGATACATCATGTGATGACACATCGGCTTCTGTTGTAGAAGACGGCTCTATAATAGTTTCCAATGTTGTATCAAATCAAAACGATATCCACCAGAAATATGGAGGGATAGTGCCTGAGCTTGCTTCAAGAAGGCACATTGAGATGATATGGCCGGTTGTTGATGAGGCAATGAATAATGCCAGTGTTAACTTCCATGACATCTCTGCTATTGCAGTCTGTAATGGCCCGGGGCTTATAGGATCACTTCTTGTAGGTGTATGCTTTGCTAAGTCACTCTCATATGTTAATGACCTGCCATTAATTGCCGTGAATCATCTGGAGGGCCACATATCTTCCGTGTTTTTAGATAATCCAAAGCCTGATTTTCCATTTATTGCCCTTGTAGTGTCGGGAGGCCATACAAGCATTTACAGGGTTGATGGTTTTGGAAAATACAGGGAAGTAAGCCGGACAAGGGATGATGCGGCTGGTGAGGCATTTGATAAGGTGGCAAAACTGCTTGGATTAGGCTATCCCGGAGGGCCATTAATTGAGAAACTGGCATCTAAGGGTGATTCGGGATCGATTTCATTTCCGAGGCATATTCTTCCTGACAGTCTGGACTTCAGCTATAGCGGCCTGAAGACAGCTGTACTTAACCATATTAAAGAAAATCCAGAATCAAAAAAAGAGGATATTGCTGCAGGGTTTCAGTCGGCTGCCATAGAGATGCTTATCAATAAGACATTAAAAGCCGCAAAAAATGAAGGTATAAAGAGCGTAGCGCTTTCCGGCGGAGTGTCGGCTAACAGTTTTCTCAGAAATAAAATTAAAGAGAGGGGGGGGAGTGAGGGTATTGATGTTTATCTCTCTTCGATGGAATTAAGTACTGATAACGCTGCCATGATTGCAGCAGCTGGATTTCACCATTACAAAAATGGAAAATTAGCTGATTTCTCTTTAAATCCAAAGGCTTATCTGCCACTTTAG
- the lspA gene encoding signal peptidase II, translating into MKKTPFIITIAAIVAILDFITKKMIVATINPSNAIDILPFLRIVLVKNTGAAFGLFASLGNAFFLIITIIAIIFIIVYLIKIPKGLELVAISLILGGAIGNFIDRATIGEVVDFIDFYVGTWHWPAFNVADSALTIGITLFIWANIIGGNKNIDASSNKI; encoded by the coding sequence ATGAAGAAAACACCATTTATTATTACAATAGCTGCTATTGTTGCCATACTTGATTTCATTACAAAAAAGATGATAGTTGCAACTATCAATCCAAGTAATGCAATTGATATCCTTCCCTTTCTCCGAATTGTTTTGGTGAAAAACACTGGTGCTGCATTTGGCCTTTTTGCATCTCTGGGTAATGCCTTCTTTTTAATAATCACTATAATTGCTATTATCTTTATTATTGTTTACTTAATCAAAATTCCCAAGGGCCTTGAACTCGTTGCAATTTCATTGATTCTTGGTGGTGCTATAGGCAACTTCATTGACAGGGCTACAATAGGTGAAGTAGTTGATTTCATTGACTTTTATGTCGGAACTTGGCACTGGCCGGCATTTAATGTGGCTGATTCTGCCCTGACTATCGGCATAACGCTCTTTATATGGGCAAATATCATTGGTGGTAATAAAAATATTGATGCATCAAGTAACAAGATATGA
- the ileS gene encoding isoleucine--tRNA ligase, which translates to MASDYKDTLNLPKTDFPMKANLTKKEQELLDFWKENDIYGSIQKKNRDNEKRYILHDGPPYANGHIHLGHTLNKVLKDIIIKYKTMKGHYAPFIPGWDCHGLPIEHQVDKKLGSKKETTPILEKRQLCREYAQGFVDIQREEFKRLGIFGDWDNPYITMSYHYEASIVRELGRFIEKGNVYKGKKPVHWCPNCVTALAEAEVEYADKTSPSIYVKFKVKDPQGKLTLDAAKGTFFVIWTTTPWTIPANMALSLHPEFIYRNVNTPAGELIIAQDLVKACMEKIGYAEGEYTVSDGAWTGSELEDIVCSHPWIDREVKTILGEHVTLEQGTGVVHTAPGHGEEDYEVGLKYGLDVYAPVNQKGIFTEEEKDFQGQFVFKANEGIISRLREEGALLGEPEDITHSYPHCWRCKKPVIFRATEQWFISMEKNDLRKAAIDEIKKTEWIPKWGMDRIHGMVENRPDWCISRQRSWGVPITIFQCKKCKAFITDKSVIDNIVNEVEKAGADVWFEKPEKDLIPKGYKCEKCESDDFEKEKDILDVWFDSGVSHAAVMEWDPRLSSPADLYLEGSDQHRGWFQASLLASVGTRGRAPYKAVLTHGFVVDGKGKKMSKSLGNVISPQDLTNKHGAEILRLWSSSAEYRDDIRISNEIVDRLVEAYRKIRNTNRFLLGNLYDFDTSIVFTKEELPEMDRLAMSMLQNLIEKVSNSYETYSFHEIYHSIYSFCVIDMSNFYFDVLKDRLYTFHADSKERRASQFVLYNILISLTKLLAPILSFTAEEIWNCIPGEKEKSVFLSDFPEVNKDYIDMDLEKRWEVILNIRDEVNKALEIKRQEKFIGNALEAKVILYVNEKTSQLLEKHNKYLHELFIVSSVEVFVGKEAPDEAHKSATIDGLAVIIGKADGDKCERCWNWSISVGKNSEHPAICDKCRNALK; encoded by the coding sequence ATGGCATCTGATTATAAAGATACGTTAAACCTTCCTAAAACAGACTTTCCCATGAAGGCCAACCTGACAAAAAAGGAGCAGGAGCTTCTCGATTTTTGGAAGGAGAATGATATATACGGCAGTATCCAGAAAAAAAACAGGGACAATGAAAAAAGATATATCCTGCATGACGGCCCGCCGTATGCTAACGGGCATATACATCTTGGCCACACCCTGAATAAGGTACTTAAAGACATCATCATTAAATATAAGACCATGAAAGGCCATTACGCACCGTTCATTCCGGGATGGGACTGCCACGGACTGCCGATAGAGCATCAGGTCGATAAAAAACTCGGTTCAAAAAAAGAGACCACCCCTATACTTGAGAAGAGGCAGCTCTGCAGGGAATATGCGCAAGGTTTTGTTGACATACAGAGAGAAGAGTTCAAGAGGCTTGGCATCTTTGGCGACTGGGATAATCCATACATCACAATGTCGTATCACTATGAGGCATCCATTGTCAGGGAGCTTGGCAGGTTCATTGAGAAAGGTAATGTTTATAAAGGGAAAAAGCCTGTTCACTGGTGCCCGAACTGCGTCACCGCACTTGCTGAAGCTGAGGTAGAATATGCGGATAAAACATCGCCTTCCATCTACGTAAAATTCAAAGTCAAAGACCCGCAGGGGAAGCTCACACTTGACGCTGCCAAAGGGACTTTCTTTGTTATATGGACAACAACACCATGGACGATTCCTGCAAACATGGCTCTTTCATTACACCCGGAATTCATATACCGCAATGTTAATACGCCTGCCGGAGAACTTATTATTGCACAGGATCTGGTTAAAGCCTGCATGGAAAAGATAGGTTATGCAGAGGGTGAATATACAGTTTCTGACGGCGCATGGACAGGTTCTGAGCTCGAAGACATAGTATGCAGTCACCCATGGATAGATCGCGAAGTTAAGACGATTCTTGGTGAGCATGTAACATTGGAACAGGGAACAGGTGTAGTACACACTGCTCCGGGGCATGGCGAAGAGGATTATGAAGTTGGACTTAAGTACGGACTTGATGTTTACGCCCCTGTCAATCAGAAGGGAATCTTTACAGAAGAAGAGAAAGATTTTCAGGGCCAGTTTGTATTTAAGGCAAATGAAGGGATAATCAGCAGACTTAGAGAAGAAGGTGCACTTCTCGGTGAGCCTGAAGACATAACACATTCTTATCCGCACTGCTGGAGATGCAAGAAACCAGTTATATTCAGGGCAACAGAGCAGTGGTTCATATCTATGGAGAAGAACGATCTCAGAAAAGCTGCCATTGATGAGATTAAAAAGACCGAGTGGATTCCGAAATGGGGCATGGACAGGATACATGGGATGGTTGAGAACAGGCCGGACTGGTGCATATCAAGGCAGCGGTCCTGGGGCGTGCCGATCACAATATTCCAGTGTAAAAAATGCAAGGCGTTTATAACAGATAAATCTGTAATAGATAATATCGTCAATGAAGTGGAAAAAGCAGGCGCTGATGTGTGGTTTGAAAAGCCTGAAAAGGATTTAATTCCAAAGGGTTACAAGTGTGAAAAATGCGAGTCTGACGATTTTGAGAAGGAGAAGGATATCCTTGATGTCTGGTTTGATTCAGGGGTTAGCCATGCCGCTGTGATGGAGTGGGATCCGAGGCTTTCGAGTCCGGCAGATCTTTATCTTGAAGGCAGCGACCAGCACAGGGGATGGTTCCAGGCCTCTCTCCTCGCTTCAGTCGGCACGAGAGGCAGGGCGCCGTATAAGGCTGTGCTGACCCATGGCTTTGTTGTTGACGGGAAAGGGAAGAAGATGTCAAAGTCTCTCGGGAATGTCATATCACCTCAAGACCTGACAAACAAACATGGGGCAGAAATACTCAGGCTATGGAGCTCTTCTGCTGAATACAGAGATGACATCAGGATATCTAATGAGATTGTTGACAGACTTGTAGAGGCATACAGAAAGATCAGGAACACGAATAGGTTCCTCCTCGGGAATCTTTATGATTTTGACACATCAATTGTCTTTACCAAAGAGGAACTTCCTGAGATGGACAGGCTCGCAATGAGCATGCTTCAGAACCTGATCGAAAAAGTCAGTAATTCTTACGAGACTTATTCGTTCCACGAGATCTATCATTCTATATACAGCTTCTGCGTGATTGACATGAGCAATTTCTACTTTGATGTGTTGAAAGACAGGCTTTACACATTTCATGCAGACTCCAAAGAGAGGAGAGCTTCGCAATTTGTTTTATATAACATCTTGATTTCATTGACAAAATTACTTGCGCCTATACTTTCATTCACAGCAGAAGAGATCTGGAATTGTATCCCCGGGGAAAAAGAAAAGAGTGTATTTCTGAGCGATTTCCCGGAGGTTAATAAAGATTATATTGACATGGATCTCGAAAAGAGGTGGGAAGTCATACTTAATATCAGAGATGAAGTTAACAAGGCCCTTGAGATAAAACGCCAGGAAAAGTTCATCGGCAATGCCTTGGAGGCCAAGGTCATTCTTTATGTAAATGAAAAAACCAGTCAACTCCTTGAAAAACATAATAAATACCTACATGAACTCTTTATCGTCTCTTCTGTGGAAGTCTTTGTTGGCAAAGAAGCTCCGGATGAAGCCCATAAGAGTGCAACAATCGATGGACTGGCAGTTATTATTGGAAAAGCTGACGGAGATAAATGCGAAAGATGCTGGAACTGGAGCATCTCTGTAGGTAAAAATTCTGAACATCCTGCGATATGTGATAAATGCCGTAACGCATTGAAATAA
- the ftsH gene encoding ATP-dependent zinc metalloprotease FtsH, protein MNKKILIWVMFGLMMILMFNILDTSKTEEAMPFSEFLLQLEQDKVEKVVIAKPENLITGTLKGGATFKTYAADYPDLVKELRDKKVSITAKPESTPWYINVLFNFGPIILLVVLWVFFMKQMQTGGNKALSFGKSRAKLVSEKGMKITFKDVAGVEEAKEEVQEIIDFLKDPQKFQKLGGKIPKGIMLVGAPGTGKTLLAKAIAGEAGVPFFSISGSDFVEMFVGVGASRVRDLFDQAKKNAPCIIFIDEIDAVGRHRGAGLGGGHDEREQTLNQLLVELDGFNPNEGIIVIAATNRPDVLDPALLRPGRFDRQVIVPHPDVKGRHAIITVHSKNIPIDENVDLEVIARGTPGFSGADLANLMNEAALLAARQNKSKVEMIDFENAKDKIMMGKERKSMIISDKEKLNTAHHEAGHALIAKLTPEADPIHKVSIIPRGMALGITQQLPIDDRYTYSREHILNILAVLMGGRAAEEIALGHLTTGAGNDLERATELARKMVCEWGMSENLGPLTFGKKEEQIFLGREIAQHKDYSEKTAEDIDAEVKSIILERYRHSKALLTENKTTLIRLANALLERETLDASDVDDIVAGREMKPQEIVIKPKKPEDLDTNKSQDNTPNIIPQGDISAAPEATA, encoded by the coding sequence ATGAATAAGAAAATATTGATATGGGTTATGTTCGGCCTTATGATGATTCTGATGTTTAATATACTGGATACATCCAAGACCGAAGAAGCGATGCCCTTTTCTGAATTTCTGCTTCAACTTGAGCAGGATAAGGTGGAGAAGGTGGTTATCGCTAAGCCCGAAAACCTTATCACCGGCACATTAAAAGGCGGTGCGACCTTTAAGACATATGCTGCTGATTACCCTGACCTTGTAAAAGAACTTCGCGATAAGAAGGTCAGCATAACGGCTAAACCAGAATCAACTCCTTGGTATATTAATGTCCTCTTTAATTTCGGCCCTATCATTCTGCTCGTTGTTCTCTGGGTCTTTTTTATGAAACAGATGCAGACCGGCGGCAACAAGGCTTTGTCATTTGGCAAGAGCAGGGCAAAGCTTGTCTCTGAAAAGGGCATGAAGATCACCTTCAAAGATGTAGCAGGAGTTGAAGAGGCTAAAGAAGAGGTTCAGGAGATAATTGATTTCCTAAAAGATCCTCAGAAATTCCAGAAGCTCGGCGGCAAGATCCCAAAGGGCATCATGCTTGTCGGCGCTCCCGGCACAGGAAAGACGCTCCTTGCAAAGGCGATTGCCGGCGAAGCAGGCGTGCCGTTCTTCTCTATCAGCGGTTCTGATTTTGTCGAGATGTTCGTCGGAGTCGGAGCCTCAAGGGTAAGAGACCTCTTTGATCAGGCTAAAAAGAATGCTCCATGCATCATATTTATTGATGAGATAGATGCCGTAGGCCGTCATAGAGGCGCAGGCCTTGGAGGCGGACATGATGAACGCGAGCAGACGCTTAACCAGCTCCTTGTGGAGCTTGACGGCTTTAACCCTAACGAAGGCATTATCGTTATTGCAGCCACGAACAGGCCTGATGTGCTTGACCCTGCACTATTAAGGCCGGGAAGGTTTGACAGGCAGGTCATTGTTCCGCATCCTGATGTAAAAGGAAGGCATGCGATAATCACTGTCCATTCAAAAAACATCCCTATTGACGAGAATGTAGATCTTGAGGTGATTGCAAGAGGCACACCGGGGTTCTCCGGAGCTGACCTTGCCAATCTCATGAACGAGGCTGCACTGCTTGCCGCAAGACAGAACAAGTCCAAGGTAGAGATGATAGATTTCGAGAATGCGAAAGATAAGATCATGATGGGCAAAGAGAGAAAGAGCATGATCATATCCGACAAAGAGAAGCTGAATACAGCCCATCATGAAGCAGGCCATGCGCTTATCGCAAAACTTACTCCTGAAGCAGACCCGATCCATAAGGTTAGCATAATACCAAGGGGAATGGCGCTGGGCATCACCCAGCAGCTCCCGATTGACGACAGATATACCTACTCAAGAGAGCATATTTTAAATATCCTCGCCGTACTTATGGGCGGCAGAGCAGCTGAGGAAATTGCTCTGGGACATTTGACCACAGGCGCAGGCAATGACCTTGAGAGGGCTACAGAGCTTGCAAGAAAGATGGTATGCGAGTGGGGCATGAGCGAAAATCTCGGGCCGCTGACATTCGGAAAGAAGGAAGAACAGATATTCCTCGGCAGAGAGATAGCCCAGCATAAAGACTACTCAGAAAAGACTGCTGAAGATATTGATGCAGAGGTAAAGAGCATAATCTTAGAAAGATACAGACATTCAAAAGCACTTCTCACAGAGAACAAGACGACCCTCATCCGCCTGGCAAATGCCCTGCTGGAGAGAGAGACCCTTGACGCATCTGATGTTGATGATATAGTAGCCGGCAGAGAGATGAAACCGCAAGAGATAGTAATCAAACCGAAGAAACCGGAAGACCTGGATACTAACAAGAGTCAAGATAATACTCCAAATATCATACCTCAAGGCGATATAAGCGCCGCCCCTGAAGCTACGGCATAA
- a CDS encoding TrpB-like pyridoxal phosphate-dependent enzyme, protein MKRRNITLTYEEMPKQWYNILADIKLNPPIGPDGKPVGPDSLAPVFPMNLIEQEVSTQRWIDIPTEVLDIYSMWRATPLIRAYNLEKALGTPAKIYLKNESVSPAGSHKPNTAVAQAYYNKAFGIKKLVTETGAGQWGSALAFATSQFGLECKVFMVRISFDQKPHRKTLMQAWGAECIPSPSNLTNAGRQVLEKYPDTPGSLGIAISEAVEAAVSDPTGETRYALGSVLNHVILHQTIIGLEAKKQLEKVGDYPDIVIGCAGGGSNFAGLAFPFVQDKINGKNVEIYPVEPAACPTLTKGPFVYDHGDVAGYTPLLAMHSLGHAFIPPPIHAGGLRYHGMAPTVCQLVDEGLIEAKSVKQSEAFQAGILWARTEGIVPAPETNHALAQVVAEAKKAKEEGKEKVILANFSGHGMLDLNAYERYFSNNLTDFELSDQEMKEAEKIFKDYPKPQHLKSR, encoded by the coding sequence ATGAAACGGAGAAACATCACCCTCACTTATGAAGAGATGCCGAAGCAGTGGTACAACATCCTGGCAGATATCAAACTGAACCCGCCGATAGGCCCGGACGGAAAGCCTGTAGGGCCTGATTCTCTTGCCCCGGTATTTCCCATGAACCTGATAGAGCAGGAGGTAAGCACACAAAGGTGGATAGATATTCCTACAGAGGTTTTAGACATCTATTCAATGTGGCGCGCGACCCCTTTAATAAGGGCTTACAACCTTGAGAAGGCGCTGGGTACGCCTGCGAAGATCTATTTAAAGAATGAGAGCGTGAGCCCTGCAGGCAGCCATAAGCCCAATACTGCGGTAGCTCAGGCATATTACAATAAAGCGTTCGGCATAAAGAAACTCGTTACAGAGACCGGTGCGGGCCAGTGGGGAAGCGCGCTCGCATTCGCTACAAGCCAGTTCGGGCTGGAGTGCAAGGTCTTTATGGTGAGGATAAGCTTTGACCAGAAACCGCACCGCAAGACCTTGATGCAGGCATGGGGTGCTGAATGCATACCAAGCCCAAGCAATCTTACAAACGCAGGACGCCAGGTGCTTGAGAAATACCCTGATACCCCTGGAAGCCTTGGCATTGCGATAAGTGAAGCGGTTGAGGCTGCTGTAAGCGACCCGACCGGCGAGACACGCTACGCTCTCGGAAGTGTTTTGAATCATGTCATCCTGCACCAGACTATAATAGGTTTAGAGGCAAAGAAGCAGTTGGAGAAGGTCGGAGATTATCCTGACATAGTTATCGGGTGCGCCGGAGGAGGCAGCAACTTTGCAGGGCTTGCATTCCCGTTTGTACAGGACAAGATAAATGGAAAAAATGTAGAAATATACCCTGTTGAACCAGCAGCCTGTCCTACCCTGACCAAGGGGCCGTTTGTTTATGACCACGGCGATGTTGCCGGCTACACACCGCTTCTTGCCATGCACAGCCTTGGCCACGCCTTTATTCCGCCTCCAATCCATGCAGGAGGCCTGAGATATCACGGCATGGCTCCTACTGTATGCCAGCTTGTTGATGAGGGCTTGATCGAGGCTAAATCGGTTAAACAATCTGAAGCATTTCAAGCAGGCATTCTATGGGCAAGGACCGAAGGCATCGTCCCTGCTCCTGAGACGAACCATGCGTTAGCCCAGGTTGTGGCTGAAGCGAAGAAGGCGAAAGAAGAAGGTAAAGAGAAGGTCATACTTGCGAACTTCAGCGGCCACGGCATGCTCGACCTCAATGCTTATGAGAGATACTTTTCAAATAATCTGACTGACTTTGAACTTTCTGATCAGGAGATGAAAGAAGCTGAAAAGATATTTAAGGACTATCCGAAACCCCAACATCTAAAGAGCAGGTAA
- a CDS encoding SWIB/MDM2 domain-containing protein, with translation MAKKKTAKKKVAKKKTAAKKVAKKKTAKKKVVKKKTAKRKPNAAFMKPMNISDDLAAVVGSKPIPRTEVTKKLWEYIKKNKLQDSKNKRNINADAALKKVFKGKAQVSMFEMTKLVSNHLS, from the coding sequence ATGGCAAAAAAGAAGACTGCTAAGAAGAAGGTTGCCAAGAAGAAAACCGCTGCAAAGAAGGTCGCCAAAAAGAAAACTGCCAAGAAGAAAGTTGTTAAGAAAAAAACTGCCAAGAGGAAACCAAATGCTGCATTCATGAAGCCAATGAATATCAGCGATGATCTCGCCGCAGTAGTAGGCAGCAAGCCTATCCCCAGGACAGAAGTCACAAAGAAGCTCTGGGAATACATCAAGAAGAACAAGCTTCAGGACAGCAAGAACAAGAGGAACATCAATGCTGATGCCGCTCTCAAGAAGGTATTCAAGGGCAAAGCACAGGTCTCTATGTTCGAGATGACCAAACTGGTCAGCAATCACCTGAGCTAA